From the Eriocheir sinensis breed Jianghai 21 unplaced genomic scaffold, ASM2467909v1 Scaffold23, whole genome shotgun sequence genome, one window contains:
- the LOC126990959 gene encoding glutathione S-transferase 1-like, giving the protein MPLDFYWMPASSPCRSALLTAKAVGVELNLKEINLMAGEQMKPEFVALNPQHCVPTLVDDDFVLWESRAICSYLASQYGKDDSLYPNDPKARAKVDRMLYFDVTLYDRFGLYVYPFIFGGQELDPKRLEKFVEGMGWLDGYLAGQKWAAADTITIADHTLAASVSTFIATGIVDFSKYSNVSAWLARCEAEMPGYAEVNTPGANAFGGMFKDKQA; this is encoded by the exons atgccTTTGGATTTCTACTGGATGCCGGCCTCGTCCCCGTGCCGCTCGGCCCTCCTCACCGCCAAGGCCGTGGGGGTCGAACTCAACCTCAAAGAAATCAACCTGATGGCCGGGGAGCAGATGAAGCCTGAGTTCGTGGCTCTCAACCCCCAGCACTGCGTCCCAACCCTCGTGGACGACGACTTTGTGCTGTGGGAGAG CCGCGCCATCTGCTCCTACCTCGCCTCCCAGTACGGCAAGGACGACAGCCTGTACCCGAACGACCCCAAGGCCAGGGCCAAGGTGGACAGGATGCTCTACTTCGATGTGACGCTCTACGATAGGTTCGGCCTCTACGTG TACCCGTTCATATTCGGCGGGCAGGAGCTGGACCCCAAGAGACTGGAGAAGTTCGTGGAGGGCATGGGCTGGTTGGACGGCTATCTGGCGGGACAGAAGTGGGCCGCCGCcgacaccatcaccatcgccgACCATACCCTCGCCGCCTCCGTCAGCACATTCATAGCAACCGGCATCGTGGATTTTTCGAAGTACAGCAACGTGTCTGCGTGGCTGGCGCGCTGCGAGGCCGAAATGCCGGGCTACGCAGAGGTCAACACGCCCGGGGCCAACGCCTTCGGGGGAATGTTCAAGGACAAACAAGCCTAA